From a region of the Dictyostelium discoideum AX4 chromosome 2 chromosome, whole genome shotgun sequence genome:
- a CDS encoding hypothetical protein (Similar to hypothetical ORF; Yml018cp), which produces MSNNNNNSNNNESDIITSNNNNNNNNNNVEYEYNNNVNHYENNNIIENEELYIITDDINNNKYIRNNNNNNNNNNNNNSNNNSNNKDNNRINKGSSSSISSNEITDITPIIKSINGDNEDDELPLSISQKESNTKKVRRHVIGSLLVLSVVSLWVASSIITQIIFTSESYDKPFFLTYFGTSIFSFYLGGYFIKWKKWTSIPFNTKQDNDYDYENNLNKNESTTPIIIKDKNLETGLSKTISTSTTTTTTTTTTTTTTTATTNYKFTLKQILRISLLLAPFWFFANYTYNLSLDKTSVSTNTILSTLSGIFSLFLSVIFKVDKFTIEKLFATLLTLSGVILVSYSDFDKNSNGSDTVVGDILAIVGAFLYGLYSVLVKKLIGSEENLPMPMMFGYLGLFNLIFLWPIFFILNLTSWEVFELPSSRVLVYLIFNGIFGSFISDLLDSYSVVMTSPVINSIGLSLSIPFAMISDFVRTGKKFTLMYLFGSCLVVLGFLLINLASSIFEKNLKFIEAKLFSRVKNLLNIKKND; this is translated from the exons AtgagtaataataataataatagtaataataatgaaagtgATATAATAActagtaacaataataataataataataacaataatgtagaatatgaatataataataatgtgaaccattatgaaaataataatataattgaaaatgaagaattgTACATAATAACAGACgatataaataacaataaatatatacggaataataataataataataataataataacaataataatagtaataataatagtaataacaaagataataatagaattaataaaggaagtagtagtagtataaGTAGTAATGAAATCACCGATATTACACCaatcattaaatcaataaatggtgataatgaagatgatgaattacctttatcaatttcacaaaaagaatcaaatacTAAAAAAGTTAGAAGGCATGTTATTGGTAgtttattagtattatcaGTTGTATCTTTATGGGTAGCTTCAAGTATTATTACTCAA attatttttacaaGTGAATCATATGATAAACCATTCTTTCTTACATATTTTGGAacatcaatattttcattttatttaggAGGTTATTTTATAAAGTGGAAAAAATGGACATCAATTCCATTTAATACTAAACAAGATAATGATTACgattatgaaaataatttaaataaaaatgaatcaacaacaccaataataattaaagataaaaatttagaaacaGGTTTATCAAAAACtatatcaacatcaacaacaacaacaacaacaacaacaacaacaacaacaacaacaacagcaacaacaaattataaatttacactaaaacaaattttaagaATAAGTCTTTTATTGGCACCATTTTGGTTCTTTGCAAATTATACATATAATCTATCATTAGATAAAACTTCTGTCTCTACAAATACAATCCTTTCAACACTTTCTGGTatattttctttgtttttaagTGTTATTTTCAAAGTtgataaatttacaattgaaaaattatttgcaACTTTATTAAC attaaGTGGTGTTATTTTAGTTAGTTATTcagattttgataaaaattcaaatggtTCGGATACTGTAGTTGGTGATATTTTAGCAATAGTTGGTGCATTTTTATATGGATTATATTCAGTTTtagtaaagaaattaattggaTCAGAAGAGAATTTACCAATGCCAATGATGTTTGGATATTTaggtttatttaatttaatctttttatggccaatatttttcattttaaatcttACAAGTTGGGAAGTATTTGAATTACCATCATCAAGAGTATTGGTATACTTAATATTTAATGGAATTTTCGGTAGTTTCATTTCCGACCTATTGGATTCCTATTCAGTTGTAATGACAAGTCCtgtaattaattcaattggcTTATCTTTATCAATTCCATTCGCAATGATTTCAGATTTCGTTAGAACCGGTAAAAAATTCACATTGATGTATTTATTTGGTAGTTGTTTAGTGGTTTTAGGTTTTTTACTCATAAATTTAGCTTCatcaatttttgaaaaaaatttaaaatttatagaaGCTAAATTGTTTTCGAGGGTTaagaatttattaaacataaagaaaaatgattaa
- the gnt1 gene encoding GlcNAc transferase, translating into MNENSIFVSIISYRDSECQWTIKNLIELAKYKENIFIGVCLQYSMNDDSDNKCFQFNFEEEYGKNQIRIIRMNHTEAKGPCYARALVQQQLFKGEKYYLQIDSHMRFVKDWDIEMINQLLQCKKPNDDNGGMVIDEKAILTCYPMGYKLPNLIPTHRFPILLVASGFGENDGFLRLGGKIVSKKLIEPCSSLFWVSGFSFSRSDIINSVPYDPNLQYLFFGEEISMSARLFTHGYNFYSPTKTLIFHLWNRDYRSTFRENNSLEIQKLEENSKKRLLILFNQNNNNINDNDDNNNNNNNNNNNNNNNNNNNNNNNNNNNNNNNSSSSSSSSNNNNNNNNNNNNSSSTNNNNNNNNNNDDGIKIELKYNLGKIKSLDDYSNYCGVDFKNKTINNKGKFGGYYEERETFFMNEIMEYVIKSQIGI; encoded by the exons atgaatgaaaattctatttttgtTTCTATTATAAGTTATAGGGATAGtg aatgTCAATGGACTATcaagaatttaattgaattagcaaaatataaagaaaatatattCATTGGAGTATGTTTACAATATTCAATGAATGATGATAGTGATAATAAATGTTTTCAATTTAACTTTGAAGAAGAATATggtaaaaatcaaataagaATTATTAGAATGAATCATACAGAGGCCAAAGGACCATGCTATGCAAGAGCATTagttcaacaacaattattcaAAGGTGAAAAATATTATCTTCAAATTGATAGTCATATGAGATTTGTAAAAGATTGGGATATAgaaatgataaatcaattattacaatgtaaaaaaccaaatgatgataatggtggtatGGTTATTGATGAAAAAGCAATTTTAACATGTTATCCAATGGGatataaattaccaaatttaataCCAACTCATAGATTTCCAATATTATTAGTGGCAAGTGGATTTGGAGAGAATGATGGTTTCTTAAGATTAGGCGGTAAAATTGTATCAAAAAAGTTAATTGAACCAtgttcatcattattttggGTTTCAGGTTTTAGTTTTTCACGTTCAGATATAATTAATAGTGTACCATATGATCCAAATTTACAATATCTTTTCTTTGGTGAAGAGATATCAATGTCTGCACGTTTATTCACTCAtggttataatttttatagtCCAActaaaactttaatttttcatctttGGAATAGAGATTATCGTTCAACATTTAGagaaaataattctttagAGATTCAAAAATTGgaagaaaattcaaaaaaaaggttattaattttatttaatcaaaataataataatattaatgataatgatgataataataataataataataataataataataataataataataataataataataataataataataataataataataataataataataatagtagtagtagtagtagtagtagtaataataataataataataataataataataataatagtagtagtactaataataataataataataataataataatgatgatggaaTTAAAATAGAACTTAAATATAACcttggtaaaattaaaagtttagatgattattcaaattattgtggtgtagattttaaaaataaaacgattaataataaaggtaAATTTGGGGGTTATTATGAAGAAAGAGAAACATTTTTTATGAATGAAATTATGGAGTATGTAATTAAATCCCAAATCGGTATTTAA
- a CDS encoding hypothetical protein (Similar to Neurospora crassa. hypothetical 79.1 kDa protein) produces the protein MKITIRSLLGHSFELEVNPSDTTEDIKRKIEKHTDTPFDQQRLLLSNKKRMEEGSTIEDSGIIDGDHLVLFIRLPNRRSLTIDHRSDSYTEFITAIEKESKCQTTIISTTTTTTENEINNNNNNNNNNNNNNNNNNNNNNNNNNNNNNNNNKNELSNSNSNSHHVKKKRKNIKKEHKSKDCTIQ, from the exons atgaaaattacaATTAGATCCTTATTAGGCCATTCATTTGAATTGGAAGTAAATCCATCAGATACTACTGAAGAtatcaaaagaaaaattgaAAAGCATACAGATACTCCATTTG ATCAACAACGTTTactattatcaaataaaaaaagaatggaaGAAGGTTCAACAATTGAAGATAGTGGAATTATTGATGGTGACCACTTAGTTTTATTCATTAGACTACCTAATCGTCGTTCTCTAACTATTGATCATAGATCAGATTCATATACTGAGTTCATAACagcaattgaaaaagaatctAAATGtcaaacaacaataatttcaaccaccaccacaactacagaaaatgaaatcaataataataataacaataataataataataataataataataataataataataataataataataataataataataataataataataataataataaaaatgaattaagtaatagtaatagtaatagtcatcatgtaaaaaagaaaagaaaaaatataaaaaaagaacatAAATCAAAAGACTGTAcaattcaataa
- a CDS encoding glucose/ribitol dehydrogenase family protein (Similar to SDR), giving the protein MEPIFKSEDRIWYVTGTSSGLGLNLVTQLAKKPNTKVVAITRNPAETKSRIDPELLENVFIIKADVTNEESVKESIKQTMEKFGRIDCVVNNAGFGIAGAVEEISNEEMRKIFDVNFFGLLNVIRNVNPILREQRSGFIFNISSVAGWLGLGELSAYCSSKFAVTGLTISLEQEMAQFGVKVVLVSPSGFKSSFVDTGMSLPKNRIDVYKTDDRCVWLDDIVNNARGNPDKFSEVVINISESENPPKNIFLGTHAMQFMRGWFAAQTAELEKNLPITIGTDYENAPKIEY; this is encoded by the exons atggaacCAATCTTTAAATCAGAAGATAGAATTTGGTATGTGACTGGTACTAGCTCAGGTTTAGGTTTAAATTTAGTTACACAATTAGCAAAGAAACCAAATACTAAAGTTGTTGCAATTACTCGTAATCCAGCAGAAACAAAAAGTAGAATTGATCcagaattattagaaaatgtttttataattaaagcTGACGTTACAAATGAAGAAAGTGTAAAAGAAAGTATTAAACAGACAATGGAAAAATTCGGAAGAATTGATTGTGTTGTTAATAATGCCGGTTTTGGTATTGCTGGTGCTGT tgaagaaatttcaaatgaagaAATGAGAAAAATCTTTGATGTCAACTTTTTTGGTCTTTTAAATGTAATTCGTAATGTTAATCCAATCTTGAGAGAACAAAGATCAGGTTTTATCTTCAATATTTCATCAGTTGCTGGTTGGTTAGGACTTGGTGAATTAAGTGCTTATTGTTCTTCAAAATTTGCTGTCACTGGTTTAACAATTTCTTTAGAACAAGAAATGGCTCAATTCGGTGTAAAAGTTGTATTAGTATCACCAAGCGGTTTCAAATCAAGTTTTGTTGATACTGGTATGAGTCTTCCAAAGAATAGAATCGATGTATATAAAACTGATGATCGTTGTGTATGGTTAGATGATATTGTGAATAATGCACGTGGTAATCCAGATAAATTCTCTGAAGTCGTAATTAACATTTCTGAATCTGAAAACCCACCTAAAAACATATTTTTAGGAACTCATGCAATGCAATTCATGAGAGGTTGGTTCGCAGCTCAAACTGCTGAATTGGAAAAGAATCTTCCAATTACAATTGGAACCGATTATGAAAATGCTccaaaaattgaatattaa
- a CDS encoding hypothetical protein (Similar to Dictyostelium discoideum (Slime mold). Hypothetical 127.0 kDa protein), translating into MKLIFLILISLLFIYLTESQTLEPGEYNCLSAIAEKYNPTGWLKQEGSNYTFCTYSGISCDVNGRVEKLQISGSGGKTNKFSQSDLSCATYFKQLDIKYLDIDPGLIFYKFGSCNIVSYSATNGPQQINQPLPSYEEFTLFSLNLNNSIIKTSYLCNVKNLKIYGSGYVNFISDGVNSCNGNNNLNQILIWANNYPDYSYFKDNLKSITMSFGLGFEKDSINNFSKIYAPTVEINHWITQETTPFYASENFNIKSLSMKGSFEKQSSIIDLRPNVNYEKVNIYVYGFQFNVDGKLPIIVGNNVEFMFTNGNITSLPSLKTFGDSSHRVMINSTISVSTVLPIYDGTGLSYDLSLNRFTGTIDPSWCNTEVNFRLNSLSGSIPSCFSCYFNSTSTSDGYLPDMYNRFAGNQFTTQQLNKFIACTTFRPLVKVLNKTAISVQGIDIGFDTSNWLVNGSIGFQKTIPIRVGSEYHCSLSSGSFVGVDYFSVLFILPNNNLYTFATNPKKEPNPNFVVLESSRLKIKGTFFSSYINYINQNVTLGSTLSTCIIKSGDFFSIECSAPESISGKTTVAIGTGSLRRRVIANLQDGLVNNKTCPNDCTSDTNGVCDLTTGNCLCELGFVYSDCSGIDCGFYCNNGFCDFLNGYCSCNTGYTGINCNISMIGCPSTDSEECSSNGICDYTTGSCSCNLGYQGMDCSIKVLTCPIGLNMQICSGFGFCNNMTGLCVCEMGRASSDCSGFECIPNDCYSRGRCDFTVGNCTCFDKQWLGENCSIPYQYISSISPSTTDGGLAIIYGLFGEVHDGLSVKLDGIDCNITNYSSDEISFIAPPGTSKKSLSLSQNGITIYEEYRYENKLQLCPTNCSRNGICNSSNGECNCNNGYSGFDCSIHSGNGNGNPTNTTIDPSTGSTVITNKDINFNIFFKSISEIDYNGKIVKEYPLQNNWEINSNSNQRYQLVQSIQDNGTCTITSIIEEITNSNGKEFIFADTTFTLEKGSIKFTISINNYTYENNLNTLQLKLVSLIGDNNDDDNENSSNCNKNQTEIETNDNQEGKLNFNYIKISKDNRILVGRFINKLVSNGRSTFLSTTITNDTQSSVIVSLNLPHCKDCLIDPDFSLVITSDFKSNCGDDDSKNNWVIPTAVVISVAGTAIIAGALLFYYRKKFVDGKLQKQLKQLKMNKQKTKN; encoded by the exons atgaaattaatatttttaatattaatttctttattatttatatatttaactGAATCACAAACACTTGAACCAGGAGAGTATAATTGTTTGTCTGCAATTGCAGAAAAATATAACCCAACTGGATGGTTAAAACAAGAAGGTAGTAATTATACATTTTGTACATATAGTGGAATTTCATGTGATGTCAATGGTAGAGTTGAAAA attacaAATTAGTGGTTCAGGGggtaaaacaaataaattttcacaATCAGATTTAAGTTGTGCGACCTACTTTAAACaatt agatataaaatatttagataTTGATCCaggattaattttttataaatttgggTCATGTAATATTGTATCATATTCTGCAACAAATGGACCACAACAAATTAATCAACCTTTACCATCTTATGAAgaatttacattattttctttaaatttaaataactcAATTATCAAAACTTCATATTTATGTaatgttaaaaatttaaaaatatatggAAGTGGATATGTAAATTTTATAAGTGATGGTGTCAATTCTTGTAATGGaaataacaatttaaatcaaattttgatATGGGCAAATAATTATCCAGATTATTCATATTTcaaagataatttaaaatcaattacaatgAGTTTTGGATTAGGTTTTGAAAAAGAttcaatcaataatttttcaaagatTTATGCACCAACTGTTGAAATTAATCATTGGATAACTCAAGAGACTACTCCATTCTATGCATCtgaaaatttcaatattaaatcattatctaTGAAAGGTTCATTTGAAAAGCAATCATCCATCATTGATTTAAGGCCAAATGTGAATTATGAAAAGGTTAATATTTATGTTTATGGTTTCCAATTTAATGTTGATGGTAAACTTCCTATTATAGTTGGTAATAATGTAGAATTTATGTTTACAAATGGTAATATAACCTCATTGCCATCTTTGAAAACATTTGGTGATAGTTCACATAGAGTTATGATCAATAGTACTATTTCAGTTTCAACAGTATTACCAATATATGATGGAACTGGGCTATCATATGATTTAAGTTTAAATAGATTCACAGGTACAATCGATCCTTCATGGTGTAACACTGAAGTAAATTTCcgtttaaattctttatcagGTTCAATTCCATCATGTTTTTCCTGTTATTTTAATAGTACAAGTACAAGTGATGGATATTTACCAGATATGTATAATAGGTTCGCTGGTAATCAATTCACAACTCAAcaactaaataaatttatagcATGTACCACCTTTCGTCCATTGGTTAaagtattaaataaaacagcTATCAGTGTTCAAGGTATCGATATTGGATTTGATACAAGTAATTGGTTAGTTAATGGTTCAATTGGTTTTCAAAAAACTATTCCAATTAGAGTTGGTAGTGAATACCACTGTTCACTTTCTTCTGGTAGTTTTGTAGGTGTTGATTATTTTTCAGTGTTATTCATActtccaaataataatttatacaCATTTGCAACCAATCCCAAAAAAGAACCAAATCCAAATTTTGTAGTCCTCGAATCGTCTAGATTGAAAATTAAAGGTACCTTCTTTTCAAGTTATATCAACTACATTAATCAAAATGTAACATTGGGATCTACTCTATCCACATGTATAATAAAATCTGGtgatttcttttcaattgaatgtAGTGCCCCTGAATCAATTTCAGGTAAAACTACTGTAGCCATTGGAACCGGGTCATTGAGAAGAAGAGTTATTGCCAATTTACAAGATGGTTTGGTTAATAATAAGACATGTCCAAATGATTGTACAAGTGATACAAATGGTGTTTGTGATCTTACTACTGGAAATTGCCTTTGTGAATTGGGCTTTGTATATAGTGATTGTAGTGGTATAGATTGTGGATTTTATTGTAATAATGGTTTCTGTGACTTTTTAAATGGTTACTGTTCTTGTAATACAGGTTATACAGgaattaattgtaatatcTCTATGATTGGTTGTCCTTCTACTGACTCAGAAGAATGCTCCAGTAATGGTATTTGTGACTATACTACTGGTTCATGTTCATGTAATCTTGGTTATCAAGGTATGGATTGCTCGATTAAAGTATTGACCTGCCCAATTGGACTAAATATGCAAATTTGTAGTGGATTTggtttttgtaataatatgACTGGCCTATGTGTATGTGAAATGGGAAGAGCATCAAGCGATTGTAGTGGATTTGAATGTATACCAAATGATTGTTATTCTCGTGGTAGATGTGATTTTACAGTTGGTAATTGTACTTGCTTTGATAAACAATGGCTAGGAGAGAATTGTTCAATACCATATCAATATATTTCATCAatatcaccatcaacaacagATGGTGGATTAGCAATAATTTATGGATTGTTTGGTGAAGTACATGATGGATTATCAGTTAAACTCGATGGTATAGATTGTAATATTACAAACTATTCATCcgatgaaatttcatttatagCACCTCCAGGTACAagtaaaaaatcattatcactaTCTCAAAATGGTATTACAATTTATGAAGAATATAGATATGAAAATAAACTTCAATTATGCCCAACCAACTGTTCCAGAAATGGAATTTGTAATTCAAGTAATGGAGAATGTAATTGCAATAATGGTTATAGTGGATTTGATTGTAGTATTCATTcaggtaatggtaatggtaatccAACCAATACAACAATTGACCCTTCGACAGGTAGTACAGTTATTACAAACAAAGATATaaatttcaacattttttttaaatcaatttcagaAATTGATTATAATGGAAAAATAGTAAAAGAATATCCATTACAAAATAATTGggaaattaattcaaatagtaATCAAAGATATCAATTAGTTCAAAGTATTCAGGATAATGGAACATGCACAATCACATCAATTATTGAAGAgattacaaattcaaatggtaaAGAATTTATATTTGCAGATACAACATTTACTTTGGAAAAAGGCTCaatcaaatttacaatttcaattaataactatacatatgaaaataatttaaatacattacaattaaaacttgtatctttaattggtgataataatgatgatgataatgaaaatagtagtaattgtaataaaaatcaaacagAGATTGAAACTAATGATAACCAAGAaggaaaattaaattttaattatattaaaatttcaaaagataatAGAATTTTAGTTGGTAGAttcataaataaattagtttCAAATGGTAGATCAACATTTTTATCAACAACCATAACAAATGATACTCAGTCATCAGTTATTGTTTCCCTCAACTTACCACATTGTAAAGATTGTTTAATAGATCCAGACTTTTCTTTAGTTATTACATcagattttaaatcaaattgtggtgatgatgattccAAAAATAATTGGGTTATACCAACTGCTGTTGTTATATCAGTGGCTGGTACTGCAATTATTGCTGGtgctttattattttattatagaaaaaagtttgttGATGGTAAActtcaaaaacaattaaaacaattaaaaatgaataaacaaaaaacaaaaaattaa
- the fnkA gene encoding FNIP repeat-containing protein has translation MKKLVHKESQWEILSQLGTGAFGRVVKAKKINCDGTGIIIDICAIKIIKKSVFTKNEIEILKQLDHPLIVKYYGYGVGEIDDNIYIYMEYIDGYPVSSILRKQPKNQFPEDIISKIVIDLALILSYIHDNERKIIHRDLKCDNIMLVNDNTHSCDVNGNCSRNGGGSAKSANQSFFTEDCVCNVNGSGTDENCKSCKLKSKPIREIQGSCESCGSDLEQDSSSSSSSSSSTINNGQSSTCRLINCIYSVSKKIKLIDFGLSKGCDGDSKYYSLVGTSTHMPPEVALRNNTACRKSDIWSLGCTIIEMAGGNLFEKDIHGKPKIPDHLSASCKNFIQRCLTIDPNHRDDIINLISHNFIDRNRINEEIKEDISKSKIQFDDEFNEIISPGDLDSVNEVVFGFDFNQTIIPGTMNSVKKIEFGGSFNKELLIDSLPSATSITFGARFNNGNKPFAIGAIPSTCKSITFGWTYNQPFYPGILPNSLKKLIFQEGGDFNRILEVGSLPSSITTLILGDYDQKIEKGVLPSSLTILELGGEFNQPLEGSIPDSVTSLTLGYRFNKALTENCIPPNCKFLKFGSNFNKDLSPGILPSSIETLILGYCFNKELVEGSLPLSITTLIYEHRDNQKKVSYDYKEVTNLSKDLEENEIIPLTPESLPESITKLTIGKNQNHVIEFNCLPPDLQCLKYHGGFIRPLIPRDLPSSITSVKLYNYNYEIKKTSIPKSVTSLQLGSRHNKFTQIQSLSNFHPNMRDLKIYINDDDIDIYNLKDIIPQTITSLIINGDNIDLPIGIEN, from the exons atgaaaaaattagTCCATAAAGAGTCCCAATGGGAAATCCTTTCACAATTgg GTACTGGGGCATTTGGGAGAGTAGTGAAGGCTAAAAAGATAAACTGTGATGGTACAGGTATTATAATTGATATATGCGcaattaaaatcataaaaaaaagcGTATTT acaaaaaatgaaattgaaattttaaaacaattagatCACCCTTTAATTGTTAAATATTATGGTTATGGAGTTGGagaaattgatgataatatttatatttatatggaGTATATAGATGGATATCCAGTATCTTCAATTTTAAGAAAACAaccaaaaaatcaatttccaGAAGATATTATTAGTAAAATTGTAATAGATTTAGCATTAATTCTTTCTTATATTCATGACAATGaaagaaaaattattcaTAGAGATTTAAAATGTGATAATATAATGTTAGTAAATGATAATACTCATAGTTGTGATGTCAATGGAAATTGTAGTAGAAATGGTGGTGGAAGTGCTAAATCTGcaaatcaatcatttttcACTGAAGATTGTGTTTGTAATGTAAATGGTAGTGGTACAGATGAAAATTGTAAATCTTGTAAATTAAAGTCAAAACCAATTAGAGAGATTCAAGGCAGTTGTGAAAGTTGTGGAAGTGATTTAGAACAggattcatcatcatcatcgtcatcctCATCGTCAACTATTAATAATGGCCAAAGTTCAACTTGTCGTTTAATAAATTGTATATATAGTGTTagtaaaaagattaaattaattgattttggattATCAAAAGGTTGTGATGGTgattcaaaatattattcATTGGTTGGTACATCAACTCATATGCCACCAGAGGTTGCTCTAAGAAATAATACAGCATGTAGAAAATCAGATATATGGAGTTTGGGTTGTACTATAATTGAAATGGCTGGAGGTAAtctttttgaaaaagatattCATGGAAAACCAAAAATACCTGACCATTTATCTGCAAgttgtaaaaattttattcaacGTTGTTTAACCATTGATCCAAATCATAGAGatgatattataaatttgatttctcATAATTTcatt gaTAGGAATAGAATTAATGAAGAAATAAAAGAAGATATTAGTAAATCgaaaattcaatttgatgatgaatttaatgaaataatatcACCAGGAGATTTAGATAGTGTAAATGAAGTTGTATTTGGGTTTGATTTCAATCAAACCATTATACCTGGGACTATGAATTCTgtgaaaaaaatagaatttggtggttcatttaataaagaattattgATAGATTCACTTCCATCAGCAACATCAATAACATTTGGTGCACGTTTCAATAATGGGAATAAACCTTTTGCTATTGGAGCAATACCATCAACTTGTAAATCTATTACATTTGGTTGGACATATAACCAACCATTTTATCCAGGTATTTTACccaattcattaaaaaaattaatatttcaagAAGGTGGTGATTTCAATAGAATTTTAGAGGTTGGTTCGCTACCTTCATCAATTACCACATTAATTTTGGGTGATTATGAtcaaaaaatagaaaaaggTGTATTACCAAGCTCTTTAACCATATTGGAATTAGGAGGGGAATTTAATCAACCTTTAGAGGGATCCATACCAGACTCGGTGACTTCACTAACATTAGGATATAGATTTAATAAAGCTTTAACTGAAAATTGCATTCCaccaaattgtaaatttttaaaattcggATCCAACTTCAATAAAGATTTATCACCTGGAATCCTACCATCATCCATTGAAACATTAATATTAGGTTATTGCTTCAATAAAGAACTTGTGGAAGGTTCTCTACCTTTATCAATCACTACATTAATATATGAACATAGAGATAATCAGAAAAAAGTCTCTTATGATTATAAGGAGGTCACAAATCTCTCCAAAGATTTAGaggaaaatgaaataataccATTAACTCCGGAATCACTACCAGAATCAATCACTAAATTAACAATTggtaaaaatcaaaatcatgtAATAGAATTCAATTGTTTACCACCTGATCTTCAATGTTTAAAGTATCATGGTGGTTTTATTCGTCCACTAATTCCACGTGATTTACCATCCTCAATTACATCTGTAAAactatataattataattatgaaattaaaaaaacctCAATTCCTAAATCAGTTACTTCCTTACAACTTGGATCTCGTCACAATAAATTTACTCAAATTCAATCCCTATCAAATTTTCATCCAAATATGcgtgatttaaaaatatatataaatgatgatgatattgatatcTAT